A window of the Dyadobacter pollutisoli genome harbors these coding sequences:
- a CDS encoding anthrone oxygenase family protein — MNALNLVLLATALASALIAGLFYSYSCSVNPGLGQLSDVNYLSAMQSINKAIINPIFFFSFMGTLFLLPVSTYMHYSSGFSSRFYILLAATIIYAVGTFGVTMVGNVPLNDALEKFDIAGASAQQLATWRSQFEKPWNNLHFIRTVASVVSLILVLISCLQTVSPTKPID, encoded by the coding sequence ATGAATGCTTTAAACTTGGTATTACTCGCCACTGCCCTTGCCAGCGCACTGATCGCCGGCTTGTTTTACAGCTACTCTTGTTCCGTCAACCCCGGCCTGGGCCAGTTGTCGGATGTCAATTATTTGTCGGCGATGCAGTCGATCAACAAGGCGATCATTAATCCTATATTCTTTTTCAGCTTTATGGGAACATTGTTTTTGCTGCCGGTGAGCACTTATATGCATTATAGCAGTGGCTTTTCTTCCCGTTTTTACATTTTACTGGCAGCCACTATCATTTACGCAGTGGGCACATTCGGTGTAACCATGGTAGGGAATGTACCATTGAATGACGCACTCGAAAAATTCGATATCGCAGGAGCCTCGGCCCAGCAGCTAGCTACCTGGCGATCACAGTTTGAAAAACCGTGGAACAATCTGCATTTCATCAGAACTGTTGCTTCCGTGGTGTCTTTGATCCTCGTGCTTATCAGCTGCCTCCAAACCGTGTCGCCGACCAAACCGATCGACTGA
- a CDS encoding ATP-binding protein — translation MITTKTYDQLLKENESLQEQLEEATETIHAIRTGQVDAIVVQAPEGGHELYTLKTADQTYRVFIEKMNEGAITLNEKGVILYCNSMFASMVNMPLSKVVGKCFDYFIPDIHKEIYFDLFKNGWIEDSKSELGILSGDRLIPCQLSVTTLQLDEGTSLSLILTDLSFQKEVQQLLKLNNKRLEEINAELEISNHDLQQFASIASHDLQEPLRKILIFATMLRNKHLSDFSGDGLSYLDKIIGSSQRMRTMISDILTYSRLSTHINNFTLTNLSEIVGEVLEDYEILIQEKKANIIISDLPEIEVNRGQIKQVFQNLISNSIKFARKDKAPEIRISSQFVPVADSGPDAYLITVLDNGIGFDTSYTDRIFSLFERLNTKDKYEGSGIGLAITKKIIDKHNGSISARSKEGEGSSFMITLPARQN, via the coding sequence AAAGACATACGATCAGCTGTTAAAGGAAAATGAAAGTCTTCAGGAACAGCTCGAAGAGGCTACGGAGACTATTCATGCGATCCGTACCGGCCAGGTAGATGCCATTGTGGTGCAAGCGCCGGAGGGAGGCCATGAGCTTTATACCCTCAAAACTGCCGATCAGACTTACCGGGTTTTCATTGAAAAAATGAATGAAGGGGCCATTACGCTGAATGAGAAGGGCGTGATCCTTTATTGTAATTCAATGTTTGCATCCATGGTCAATATGCCTTTATCCAAAGTGGTGGGTAAGTGCTTTGACTACTTTATACCCGATATCCACAAAGAAATTTATTTTGATCTTTTCAAAAACGGCTGGATCGAAGACAGTAAGTCGGAACTGGGCATTCTCAGCGGCGACAGGCTTATTCCCTGCCAGCTTTCGGTCACTACATTGCAGCTGGACGAAGGCACATCATTAAGCCTCATTCTCACGGATCTTAGTTTTCAAAAGGAAGTGCAACAGCTGTTGAAACTCAATAATAAGCGGCTTGAAGAAATCAATGCCGAATTGGAAATCAGCAATCATGATCTTCAGCAGTTTGCTTCCATTGCATCCCACGACCTGCAGGAGCCGTTGCGTAAGATATTGATTTTCGCTACCATGCTCAGAAACAAACATTTGAGCGATTTCTCGGGCGACGGTCTCTCCTATCTTGATAAAATCATAGGATCATCGCAGCGAATGAGGACTATGATCTCGGATATCCTGACGTACTCGCGGCTATCGACGCACATTAACAATTTTACGCTGACGAATCTGTCGGAGATCGTCGGCGAAGTCCTGGAAGATTATGAAATCCTGATCCAGGAGAAAAAAGCGAATATTATTATCAGCGATTTGCCGGAGATCGAGGTAAACCGTGGCCAGATCAAACAGGTATTTCAAAACCTCATCAGCAATTCCATCAAATTTGCCAGGAAGGACAAAGCACCTGAAATCAGGATTTCCAGTCAGTTTGTCCCCGTTGCCGACAGTGGGCCGGACGCTTACCTGATTACCGTCCTGGACAATGGTATTGGCTTTGACACGTCCTATACCGATCGGATTTTCTCGCTTTTTGAACGCCTCAATACCAAAGACAAATATGAAGGGTCCGGGATAGGCCTGGCGATTACGAAGAAAATCATTGACAAACATAACGGCAGCATTTCCGCCAGGAGCAAAGAAGGCGAAGGGTCCAGCTTCATGATTACACTTCCTGCAAGGCAAAACTAG